In Tenacibaculum pacificus, a single window of DNA contains:
- a CDS encoding GEVED domain-containing protein: protein MKYVYLKSLALASIVFGLNIQSQAQNKREVAKIRSTYNLTKLQEIKDNFQKTAIAEKKQALQIAKEQGWKTKFTTKKGDFVELQKIVNGKPIYYTTLNTNAAKSTRTNHLNTDGSLGLNLMGQGMTAHVWDAGVARITHQEYDGSGGSNRFSVGDGTTTKNYHSGHVTGTIMASGFVAKAKGMAPHAKVVGYDWNNDTSEAITAASEGMLVSNHSYGYILRSQQGNVQLPQFYLGGYINTSRSWDIIAFNAPNYLMVVSAGNDGYDNSANDNPTGGYGYDKLSGITTSKNNLVVANAQDAIVDADGNLITVSISGSSSQGPTDDFRIKPDITGNGSSVYSTYTSGDTAYGSLSGTSMAAPNVSGSLILLQEHYKNLNNGNFMKAATLKGLALHTADDAGFSGPDAIFGWGLLNAKKATEAITNNGTNSKIEELTLNSGETYTVVVDSDGESPLLASISWTDRPGSVSGMINSTTPILINDLDIRVSHSEKTYLPYKLTGATTSSKQDNNVDPFERIDLSRAKGRYTITVTHKGTLTGGSQNFSLIVTGIKSLPTICNITVPTKISTNEFSETAVLVNWEKVIGATYDFRYKAVLASSWIIKPAYQNSIGLSSLSESVLYEIQIRSICPLGKSSYSPSVYFTTSGRELNYCTSKGANINNEYIQKVTLGAINNLSTGGNGYSDYTSISTNLIKGKSNTITITPKWSGNSYNEGYGVWIDYNKDGDFSDSGEKVWAKFKGKETPVSGTFTVPYFAKKGATRMRIILKNNEIPTACERSIDYGEVEDYLVVITEEEDTVLSAPSNLLVSKNGQNSLTLNWSAPVGNLAITSYDIYEGTTKLETVKTTATTITGLNAETLYSFFIKAKDVGGNISEASNVVSIKTLPNNIKYCSSKGITSNYEWIDYVAFGGMMNTTGANDGYGNFTSKVATVSLGSTNQLILSAGFLETAYNEHFTVWIDYNGDGDFLDAGETVTKGNSSSGTNRVANIVIPTNAKLGKTRMRVSMKYGVLPNSCENFGDGEVEDYTVNIISESLNRDSSDFLEENIRVQDEPILSVYPNPAVNFVKVKLVSEASNITYKIVSVQGSVVQIGRLNNSKLNITNLTSGMYILEINDGQKNLTVKLLKK from the coding sequence ATGAAATACGTTTACTTAAAAAGTCTTGCATTAGCAAGTATTGTTTTTGGATTAAATATTCAATCTCAAGCTCAGAACAAAAGAGAAGTTGCAAAAATTCGTAGTACATACAATTTAACAAAGCTTCAAGAAATAAAAGATAACTTTCAAAAAACTGCAATCGCAGAAAAAAAACAAGCATTACAAATAGCAAAAGAACAAGGTTGGAAAACGAAGTTTACAACTAAAAAAGGTGATTTTGTTGAATTACAAAAAATAGTAAATGGAAAACCTATTTATTATACCACTCTTAATACTAATGCAGCAAAATCTACAAGAACAAACCATTTAAATACTGATGGATCATTAGGATTAAACCTAATGGGACAAGGTATGACTGCACATGTTTGGGATGCTGGAGTGGCAAGAATAACACATCAAGAATACGATGGTTCAGGAGGAAGTAATCGTTTTTCTGTAGGAGATGGTACTACTACTAAAAATTATCATTCTGGTCATGTAACAGGTACTATTATGGCATCGGGTTTTGTAGCCAAGGCAAAAGGAATGGCACCGCACGCAAAAGTTGTTGGCTATGATTGGAATAATGATACATCGGAAGCTATAACAGCTGCTTCAGAAGGTATGTTAGTTTCAAATCATTCTTATGGGTATATTCTTAGAAGTCAGCAAGGAAATGTACAATTACCTCAGTTTTATTTAGGAGGATATATTAATACCTCTAGGTCATGGGATATTATTGCATTTAATGCTCCAAATTACTTAATGGTTGTTTCTGCAGGAAATGATGGCTATGATAATTCAGCAAATGACAATCCAACAGGAGGTTATGGCTATGATAAATTATCAGGTATAACAACTTCTAAAAATAATTTAGTAGTTGCAAATGCACAAGATGCAATAGTAGATGCTGACGGAAATTTAATAACTGTTTCTATTTCGGGAAGTAGTAGCCAAGGACCTACGGATGATTTTCGAATTAAACCAGATATTACAGGTAATGGTTCGTCAGTTTATTCTACTTACACAAGTGGTGATACAGCTTATGGGTCATTGTCAGGAACTTCTATGGCGGCTCCAAATGTTTCAGGTTCTCTAATTTTATTACAAGAACATTATAAAAACTTAAATAATGGAAATTTTATGAAAGCGGCTACTCTAAAAGGATTAGCTCTTCATACAGCTGATGACGCAGGGTTTTCTGGACCAGATGCTATTTTTGGTTGGGGATTGTTAAATGCTAAAAAAGCTACGGAAGCAATTACTAATAATGGAACTAATTCTAAAATTGAAGAATTAACATTAAATTCGGGGGAAACATACACTGTTGTTGTTGATTCTGATGGAGAGAGTCCTTTATTAGCATCTATTTCTTGGACAGATAGACCTGGTTCGGTAAGTGGAATGATAAATTCTACAACTCCTATTTTAATAAATGATTTAGATATAAGAGTATCTCATTCAGAAAAAACATATTTACCTTATAAATTAACAGGAGCAACTACTAGTAGTAAACAAGATAATAATGTAGATCCTTTTGAAAGAATTGATCTTAGTAGAGCTAAAGGAAGATACACAATAACGGTAACTCATAAAGGAACTTTAACAGGAGGAAGCCAAAATTTTTCATTAATAGTAACAGGTATTAAAAGTTTACCAACTATTTGTAATATAACAGTTCCAACAAAAATTTCTACTAATGAATTTTCTGAGACAGCAGTACTTGTAAATTGGGAAAAAGTTATTGGTGCAACATATGATTTTAGATATAAAGCGGTTTTAGCTTCTTCTTGGATCATAAAGCCTGCTTATCAAAATTCTATTGGATTAAGTAGTTTATCAGAATCAGTTTTATATGAAATTCAAATACGTAGTATTTGCCCTTTAGGAAAATCGAGTTACAGTCCTTCAGTTTATTTTACAACTTCAGGTAGAGAGTTAAATTATTGTACATCAAAAGGAGCTAATATAAATAACGAGTATATCCAAAAAGTAACATTAGGAGCAATTAATAATCTATCAACAGGAGGAAATGGATATTCAGATTATACATCTATTTCAACTAATTTAATAAAAGGAAAATCAAATACTATTACTATTACTCCAAAATGGTCAGGTAATTCTTATAATGAAGGTTATGGTGTTTGGATTGATTACAATAAAGATGGTGATTTTTCTGATTCAGGTGAAAAAGTATGGGCTAAATTTAAAGGAAAAGAAACTCCAGTAAGTGGAACTTTTACAGTGCCTTATTTTGCTAAAAAAGGTGCAACAAGAATGCGTATAATATTAAAAAATAATGAAATACCAACAGCATGTGAAAGATCTATTGACTATGGAGAAGTAGAAGATTATTTAGTTGTAATTACTGAAGAAGAAGATACTGTATTAAGTGCTCCATCAAACTTGCTAGTTTCAAAAAATGGACAAAACAGTTTAACTTTAAATTGGTCTGCACCTGTTGGTAATTTAGCTATAACAAGTTATGATATATATGAAGGAACTACTAAATTAGAAACTGTAAAAACTACAGCTACAACAATTACAGGGCTAAATGCTGAAACGCTATATTCTTTTTTTATAAAAGCAAAAGATGTGGGAGGAAATATATCAGAAGCAAGTAATGTAGTTAGTATAAAAACTTTACCTAATAATATTAAGTATTGTTCATCAAAAGGAATAACAAGTAATTATGAGTGGATTGATTATGTTGCTTTCGGAGGAATGATGAATACTACAGGAGCAAATGATGGGTATGGTAATTTTACATCAAAAGTAGCAACAGTATCATTAGGTAGTACTAATCAGTTGATATTAAGTGCAGGGTTTTTAGAAACAGCATATAATGAACATTTTACTGTATGGATAGATTATAACGGAGATGGAGACTTTTTAGATGCTGGTGAAACAGTTACAAAAGGAAACTCTTCAAGTGGAACTAATAGGGTTGCTAATATTGTAATACCAACAAATGCAAAATTAGGGAAGACAAGAATGCGTGTTTCAATGAAATATGGCGTATTACCAAATTCTTGTGAAAATTTTGGTGATGGAGAAGTAGAAGATTATACAGTTAATATAATTTCTGAATCGCTAAATAGAGATTCTTCTGATTTTTTGGAAGAAAATATTCGAGTTCAAGATGAACCAATTCTGTCTGTATATCCAAATCCTGCAGTAAATTTTGTAAAGGTTAAATTAGTATCAGAAGCAAGTAATATTACTTATAAAATTGTAAGTGTGCAGGGAAGTGTTGTACAAATTGGTCGTTTAAATAATTCTAAATTAAATATTACAAATCTTACTTCAGGAATGTATATTTTAGAAATTAACGATGGTCAAAAAAACCTTACAGTAAAGTTATTAAAAAAATAA
- a CDS encoding GEVED domain-containing protein translates to MKNKYIKGFVFVSLVLGLNFHIQAQSKKEVTQIRSKYNLTKLQQLEKSFQEVAKTEKEHAIRVAKQKGWKTKFTKKDGALLELQRIVNGKPIYYTTFNVSASKSTRANHLNIGGSLGLNLMGQGITARVWDGGIARASHQEYHGAGGANRFSAGDYGSLNSHAAHVTGTIMSSGVVANAKGMAPYSKVKGFDWNSDKSEAITEASNGMLISNHSYGYAARDQQGQVQLPQYYFGGYIDESRDWDEILFNAPNYLMVVAAGNDGYDNSANTNPTGGYGFDKLTGRTTSKNNLVVANANDATINSNGELVSVYINNSSSEGPTDDFRIKPDITGNGTGVYSTYQSSDSDYQSITGTSMASPNVTGSLLLLQEHYKNLSNGDFMKAATLKGLALHTADDAGVSGPDAVFGWGLLHTKKAAEVITNKGNKSKIEELTLTSGNTYTITVESDGINPLLASISWTDRPGVATTTLNSTTPVLVNDLDIRVSKDGETYFPYELTGATTSTKRDNNVDPYERVDVDNASGTYTITVTNKGSLVGGSQNYSLILTGLTSTPVVCNATTPVELSVTEVTAKKAVVNWEMVPGATYDLRYRAVSTSSWETKEVSVNKNTLNDLLELTEYEVQVRSRCSSDNSNYSSSVNFTTTDVPLNYCISESNSASDEYIQNVVLGTINNASTGENGYSNYTSISTKLIKGSSNTITITPNWTSTIYNEGCGVWIDYNKDGDFSDEGEAVFINNPSKDTPVAGTFTVPLSAVNGATRMRIVLKYNEVPTACESSFSYGEVEDYTVVIEEDQTDTTAPSAPANLSVSNIDKTALTLDWSEATDNVGVTGYEVYQDGIKLINTANTTLQVTGLTEATTYVFSVKAIDAEGNVSVSSNEVNATTLLNDITYCTSKGARVNYEWIDYVSFGGMTNTTGRDGGYGDFTSKIATVALGSTNQLVLSAGFASRSYNEHFTVWIDYNRDGDFTDAGEQIVTGNSVSKLNRITNITIPSNAKLGRTRMRVSMKFELASTPCENFGDGEVEDYTVNITTATSTSFINTLTTMSVSGEDIKTQETSNLLIYPNPSVDFVHVYLASKATNITYRIVNTIGSIVQKGDLNNSKLDVTNLLSGIYILEINDGQKTFTRKLLKK, encoded by the coding sequence ATGAAAAACAAGTATATTAAAGGTTTTGTATTTGTTAGTTTAGTCCTTGGACTAAATTTTCATATTCAGGCTCAAAGTAAGAAAGAAGTAACACAAATTCGTAGTAAATACAATTTAACCAAACTTCAACAATTAGAAAAAAGCTTTCAGGAAGTAGCAAAAACCGAGAAAGAACATGCTATACGAGTAGCAAAACAAAAAGGTTGGAAGACTAAATTTACCAAAAAAGATGGGGCTCTACTTGAATTACAAAGAATTGTAAATGGTAAACCAATTTATTATACTACTTTTAATGTTTCAGCATCAAAATCAACAAGAGCAAATCATTTAAATATTGGAGGTTCATTAGGCTTAAATTTAATGGGACAAGGAATTACAGCTCGTGTATGGGACGGGGGTATTGCAAGAGCTTCTCATCAAGAATATCATGGAGCAGGAGGAGCGAATAGGTTTTCAGCTGGAGATTATGGTTCTTTAAATTCTCATGCTGCTCACGTAACAGGTACTATTATGTCTTCAGGTGTTGTTGCAAACGCAAAAGGTATGGCACCATATTCAAAAGTAAAAGGATTTGATTGGAATAGTGATAAATCTGAAGCTATAACAGAAGCTTCAAATGGTATGTTAATATCTAATCACTCTTATGGTTATGCAGCAAGAGATCAACAGGGACAAGTACAATTACCTCAATATTATTTTGGTGGTTATATTGATGAGTCTAGAGATTGGGATGAAATACTTTTTAATGCGCCAAATTATTTAATGGTAGTTGCTGCAGGTAATGATGGATATGATAATTCAGCAAATACAAACCCAACGGGAGGTTATGGTTTTGATAAACTAACAGGACGTACAACATCAAAAAATAATTTAGTAGTTGCAAATGCTAATGATGCAACTATTAATTCAAACGGAGAGTTAGTTTCTGTTTATATTAATAATTCAAGTAGTGAAGGACCTACAGATGATTTTAGAATTAAACCAGATATTACAGGAAATGGTACTGGAGTATATTCTACTTATCAAAGTAGTGATTCTGATTATCAGTCTATTACAGGTACATCAATGGCGTCACCAAATGTAACAGGTTCTTTACTTTTATTACAAGAGCATTATAAAAATTTAAGTAATGGTGATTTTATGAAAGCTGCTACTTTAAAAGGTTTAGCACTTCATACTGCTGATGATGCTGGAGTTTCTGGACCTGATGCTGTTTTTGGTTGGGGGTTATTACACACTAAAAAAGCAGCAGAAGTAATTACTAATAAAGGAAATAAATCAAAAATAGAAGAGTTAACATTAACATCTGGAAATACTTATACAATTACAGTTGAATCTGATGGAATTAATCCATTATTAGCTTCTATTTCTTGGACAGATAGACCTGGTGTAGCTACTACTACACTTAATTCTACTACACCTGTTTTAGTAAATGATTTAGATATAAGAGTTTCTAAAGATGGAGAAACTTATTTTCCATATGAATTGACAGGAGCAACAACAAGTACAAAAAGAGATAATAATGTAGACCCTTATGAAAGAGTTGATGTAGATAATGCTTCAGGAACTTACACTATTACAGTAACAAATAAAGGTTCTTTAGTTGGTGGTAGTCAAAATTATAGTTTAATTCTAACAGGTTTAACAAGTACACCAGTAGTGTGTAATGCAACTACACCTGTAGAACTTTCTGTTACAGAAGTTACAGCAAAAAAAGCAGTTGTAAATTGGGAAATGGTACCAGGAGCAACATACGATTTAAGATATAGAGCTGTTTCTACTTCATCTTGGGAAACAAAAGAAGTATCAGTAAATAAAAATACATTAAATGATTTGTTAGAATTAACAGAATATGAAGTACAAGTACGTAGTAGATGTTCTTCAGATAATTCTAATTATAGTAGTTCAGTAAATTTTACAACTACAGATGTACCTTTAAATTACTGTATTTCTGAATCAAATAGTGCAAGTGATGAATATATTCAAAATGTAGTATTAGGTACTATAAATAATGCATCAACAGGAGAGAATGGGTATTCAAATTATACTTCAATTTCTACAAAATTAATAAAAGGATCATCTAATACAATAACAATTACTCCAAATTGGACTAGTACTATTTATAATGAAGGATGTGGTGTTTGGATTGATTATAATAAAGATGGTGATTTTTCTGATGAAGGAGAAGCTGTTTTTATAAACAATCCATCAAAAGATACTCCTGTTGCTGGTACTTTTACAGTGCCTTTATCTGCAGTAAATGGAGCAACAAGAATGCGTATCGTATTAAAGTATAATGAAGTACCAACAGCTTGTGAATCTTCATTTTCTTATGGTGAGGTTGAAGATTATACTGTTGTAATTGAAGAAGATCAAACTGATACTACTGCTCCAAGTGCTCCTGCTAATTTATCTGTATCAAATATTGATAAAACAGCTTTAACTTTAGATTGGTCTGAAGCTACAGATAATGTAGGAGTAACAGGTTATGAGGTATATCAAGATGGAATAAAATTAATTAATACCGCTAATACAACACTACAAGTTACAGGTTTAACAGAAGCAACAACATATGTTTTTTCTGTAAAAGCTATTGATGCTGAAGGAAATGTTTCAGTTTCAAGTAATGAAGTTAATGCAACAACATTATTAAATGATATAACTTACTGTACTTCAAAAGGAGCTAGAGTTAATTACGAATGGATAGATTATGTATCATTTGGAGGAATGACTAATACAACAGGTCGTGATGGAGGTTATGGTGATTTTACATCAAAAATAGCAACAGTAGCCTTAGGAAGTACAAATCAATTAGTTTTAAGCGCTGGTTTTGCAAGTAGATCTTATAATGAGCACTTTACAGTTTGGATTGATTATAATAGAGATGGTGATTTTACTGATGCAGGTGAGCAAATAGTAACAGGTAACTCTGTAAGTAAATTAAATAGAATTACAAATATTACGATACCATCAAATGCTAAATTAGGTAGAACAAGAATGCGTGTTTCAATGAAGTTTGAATTAGCATCAACTCCATGTGAAAATTTTGGAGATGGAGAAGTAGAAGATTATACAGTTAATATTACTACAGCTACATCTACATCATTTATAAATACATTAACAACAATGAGTGTTTCAGGAGAAGATATTAAAACTCAAGAAACATCAAACTTATTGATATATCCAAATCCATCAGTAGATTTTGTACATGTTTATTTAGCTTCAAAAGCAACAAATATTACTTATAGAATTGTAAATACAATAGGTAGTATTGTACAAAAAGGTGATTTAAATAACTCTAAATTAGATGTTACAAATCTTCTTTCTGGAATTTATATTTTAGAAATTAACGATGGTCAAAAAACATTTACAAGAAAATTATTGAAGAAATAA
- a CDS encoding ABC-F family ATP-binding cassette domain-containing protein: protein MNYLSVEGIAKAYGEKVLFEDISFGINKDQKIAFVAKNGSGKTSILNIVAGVDTADSGQVVSRKDIDIAYLSQADNLNPDLTIEETIFSTDNKVLSVIKQYEKAVENPDNADAFQEAFELMEQYNAWDFETQYTQILSKLKLDNLQLKVNKLSGGQKKRLALAIVLIKKPDLLILDEPTNHLDLEMIEWLEAFFAKEKITLFMVTHDRYFLERVCNEIIELDNGQLYKYKGNYSYYLQNKEERLALEATNLGKAKSLFKKELDWMRRQPKARTTKSKSRTDDFYEIKEKAHKRRNEHEVQLEINMERLGSKILELHKMHKSFDDKVILNGFDYVFKRGERIGIIGKNGTGKSSFLNMLTGGIELDSGKVTIGETVKFGYYTQNGIVIKPGQKVIEVVKEFGEYIPLSKGRKISASQLLERFLFDRKKQYDFVEKLSGGEQKRLYLCAILIQNPNFLILDEPTNDLDVVTLNVLENFLLDYPGNLMVVSHDRYFMDKIVDNLFVFRGEGVIDNFPGNYSDFRAYEDSKVKEAREVKNEAKKAVATPVKTNKKVALSFDEKREWGLLEKDIEKLQKKKQIIEGKFMNVEFSPEEINDKSKELQEIIEALETKEERWFELSMKIEGE, encoded by the coding sequence ATGAATTACCTATCAGTTGAAGGCATTGCAAAAGCTTATGGAGAAAAAGTGTTATTTGAAGACATTTCTTTCGGAATTAATAAAGATCAAAAAATAGCTTTTGTTGCTAAAAATGGTAGCGGTAAAACGTCTATTTTAAATATCGTAGCAGGAGTTGATACCGCTGATTCAGGGCAGGTTGTTAGTAGAAAAGATATTGACATTGCCTATTTATCGCAAGCGGATAATTTAAATCCTGATTTAACGATTGAAGAAACTATTTTTTCTACGGATAATAAAGTTTTATCAGTAATTAAACAATACGAAAAAGCAGTAGAAAATCCTGATAATGCAGATGCTTTTCAAGAAGCTTTTGAATTAATGGAGCAATACAATGCGTGGGATTTTGAAACGCAATACACGCAAATTTTATCTAAATTAAAATTAGATAATTTACAATTAAAAGTAAATAAACTTTCTGGAGGACAAAAGAAACGTTTAGCATTGGCAATTGTACTTATTAAAAAACCTGATTTATTAATTTTAGATGAACCTACCAATCATTTAGATTTAGAAATGATTGAATGGTTAGAGGCTTTTTTCGCTAAAGAAAAAATCACCTTATTTATGGTTACTCACGACCGTTATTTTTTAGAGCGTGTGTGTAATGAAATTATCGAATTAGATAACGGACAATTATATAAATACAAAGGAAATTATTCTTATTATTTACAAAATAAAGAGGAACGTTTAGCTCTTGAAGCAACCAATTTAGGAAAAGCAAAAAGTTTATTCAAAAAAGAATTAGATTGGATGCGTCGTCAACCAAAGGCACGTACTACAAAATCGAAATCTCGTACCGATGATTTTTATGAAATCAAAGAAAAAGCTCATAAACGACGTAACGAACACGAGGTTCAGTTAGAAATTAACATGGAGCGTTTAGGAAGTAAAATTTTAGAGCTTCATAAAATGCACAAATCGTTTGATGATAAAGTAATTTTAAACGGTTTCGATTATGTTTTTAAACGTGGAGAACGTATCGGTATTATTGGTAAAAATGGTACAGGTAAATCTTCTTTTTTAAATATGCTTACTGGAGGTATCGAATTAGATAGCGGAAAAGTGACTATTGGTGAAACAGTGAAGTTTGGATATTATACTCAAAATGGAATTGTTATAAAACCAGGTCAAAAAGTAATTGAAGTTGTTAAAGAATTTGGAGAATATATTCCGTTATCAAAAGGACGAAAAATATCTGCAAGTCAATTATTAGAACGCTTTTTATTCGATAGAAAAAAACAATACGATTTTGTTGAAAAATTAAGTGGTGGAGAACAAAAACGATTGTATTTATGTGCAATTTTAATTCAAAACCCAAATTTTTTAATTTTAGATGAACCTACTAACGATTTAGATGTAGTAACATTAAATGTATTAGAAAATTTCTTATTAGATTATCCTGGTAACTTAATGGTCGTTTCTCACGATCGTTATTTTATGGATAAAATTGTTGATAACTTATTTGTTTTTAGAGGCGAAGGTGTTATTGATAATTTTCCTGGTAATTATTCTGATTTTAGAGCTTATGAAGACTCTAAAGTAAAAGAAGCAAGAGAGGTAAAAAATGAAGCTAAAAAAGCAGTTGCTACTCCCGTTAAAACAAATAAAAAAGTAGCATTAAGTTTTGATGAAAAACGAGAATGGGGCTTGCTAGAAAAAGATATTGAAAAACTTCAAAAGAAAAAACAAATTATTGAAGGTAAATTTATGAATGTTGAATTTTCTCCTGAAGAAATTAACGATAAATCAAAAGAACTTCAAGAAATAATTGAGGCTTTAGAAACTAAAGAAGAACGTTGGTTTGAGCTTTCAATGAAAATAGAAGGTGAATAA
- a CDS encoding energy transducer TonB encodes MMLHIQKHFRYPNDAVISKTQGEVWIRFIIDENGTVTNIKTLGPENGEVLIDEAIRVVSNLPKFTPAMKKGKKVHSKFGFPINFSLEE; translated from the coding sequence ATGATGTTGCATATTCAAAAACACTTTAGATATCCTAACGATGCAGTCATTTCAAAAACCCAAGGAGAAGTTTGGATTCGTTTTATAATAGATGAAAACGGAACTGTTACTAATATTAAAACTTTAGGACCTGAAAATGGTGAGGTATTAATTGATGAAGCAATAAGAGTTGTTTCTAATTTACCAAAATTTACTCCAGCAATGAAAAAAGGAAAAAAAGTACATTCTAAGTTTGGCTTTCCTATTAACTTTTCATTAGAAGAATAA